The proteins below are encoded in one region of Rhodothermales bacterium:
- the nusG gene encoding transcription termination/antitermination protein NusG produces the protein MAKKTQEGIRKWYVLRTFSGHEKKVKEAIQNELELKGFQDRISEVLIPTETVFEMRGGKKRTREKTFFPGYLLVEAYLDPYLSDILSALPSVIGFLTTGDEPTPLRPDEVNRILGRVEETAAAGEQPEMPFKSGDAVKVVDGPFNNFSGFVEEVYPDKMKVRVMVSIFGRKTPLELDYLQVEHEA, from the coding sequence ATGGCTAAGAAGACGCAGGAAGGAATCCGTAAGTGGTACGTGCTACGGACGTTTTCCGGCCACGAGAAGAAGGTCAAGGAAGCGATTCAGAACGAACTCGAACTCAAGGGCTTTCAGGACCGCATTAGCGAAGTCCTGATCCCGACGGAGACCGTGTTCGAGATGCGCGGCGGCAAGAAGCGCACGCGTGAGAAGACATTCTTCCCCGGCTACCTCCTCGTCGAAGCATACCTCGATCCGTACCTCAGCGATATCCTCTCGGCGCTCCCGTCCGTCATCGGCTTCCTCACGACGGGCGACGAGCCGACCCCGCTCCGCCCCGACGAGGTGAATCGCATTCTCGGCCGCGTCGAGGAAACGGCGGCCGCGGGCGAGCAGCCCGAGATGCCGTTCAAGTCGGGCGACGCCGTGAAGGTCGTCGACGGCCCGTTCAACAACTTCTCCGGGTTCGTCGAAGAGGTGTACCCGGACAAGATGAAGGTCCGCGTGATGGTCTCCATCTTCGGCCGCAAGACCCCGCTCGAGCTCGATTACCTCCAGGTCGAGCACGAGGCCTAG
- the tuf gene encoding elongation factor Tu (EF-Tu; promotes GTP-dependent binding of aminoacyl-tRNA to the A-site of ribosomes during protein biosynthesis; when the tRNA anticodon matches the mRNA codon, GTP hydrolysis results; the inactive EF-Tu-GDP leaves the ribosome and release of GDP is promoted by elongation factor Ts; many prokaryotes have two copies of the gene encoding EF-Tu), producing HTPFFKGYRPQFYFRTTDVTGDIELPEGVEMVMPGDNTQFKVKLIVPVAMEQGLRFAIREGGRTVGAGVVTNILD from the coding sequence CACACGCCGTTCTTCAAGGGGTACCGGCCGCAGTTCTACTTCCGCACGACGGACGTGACGGGGGACATCGAGCTGCCGGAGGGGGTGGAGATGGTGATGCCGGGGGACAACACGCAGTTCAAGGTGAAGCTGATCGTGCCGGTGGCGATGGAGCAGGGGCTGCGCTTCGCGATCCGCGAGGGCGGCCGGACGGTGGGCGCCGGTGTCGTCACCAACATCCTCGACTAA
- the secE gene encoding preprotein translocase subunit SecE gives MADNKGAGYVQEVVKEMNKVHWPKQKELVSNTSLTLIASFILALFIFFADKGISQILQFIYG, from the coding sequence ATGGCAGACAACAAAGGAGCGGGTTACGTTCAGGAAGTCGTCAAGGAGATGAACAAGGTGCACTGGCCGAAGCAGAAGGAGCTCGTCAGCAACACCAGCCTGACGCTCATCGCCTCGTTCATCCTCGCGCTGTTCATCTTTTTCGCAGACAAGGGGATCAGTCAGATCCTCCAGTTCATCTACGGCTAG